Below is a window of Mesotoga infera DNA.
GACGGTTTGCAGATGCAAATAGTTTTCCTGCGGTGAGTATCGACAATAATTGCTCCAATTATGATGAAAAATGGAAATCCTTCGTCTCGGAAGAGTCTTTCTGAGAGCCGTCTTTGCTGTTTGCGCTTCTTGGAAATTCTGCAAAGGGCTCATTGTACAACTTGTTCTTGCTCTACACTGCGCTTGGTTTATAATAGTTGTGTGTTAACTCGTTATTTTTGAAATAGTCTTCCCTGGGGGTGTTGTCTGTGAGGGTGTGCTTTCTGATGATTCTTTCTTTGGCCCTGGTTTCAACTATGATAGCCGTGGAGATCGATCTGGGAATGAGTGTGGATGTTACTCAATCTGATCAAAACAGCCTTAGCTGTGCCAGGCTTTCACTTCTCGGCAGTATTGGGCCAATCTCTCTGGATATTCCTGTCGCTCAAGTATGGCCTTCAGAAAGAAGGATTGAATTTGCAGATCCGTTTTTGAGTTATGTTGGTCTTAATCTGAAGCTTCCTATTACCGTTCTATACATAAAAGCCGGTTTAGGTGTTCAGGTAAGGGGAGTGATTGACGTACTTGGAGGGAAAATCGAAGGCTGGGATCTTCCAGCCAGAGTTAGGGCTGGCTTCGGCGTTTCCGATTCCGGTCTTTTTCTTGAGGGCGGTTTGAATTTCGATTTCAGCCCGTCACTAGAAAATATGGAATTCTGTCCTTACATTGCGGCCGGATTTGTTTTCTAGCTAATTGACCTTGAGTAATCTAGAGAACTCTTCTTTAGTATTTTCATACGCATCGCTAGTGAGCCATCTCTGCCAGCCGTATTTTCTGTAGATGTCTCTGACTTGAAAAATGTAGTTCATCGGATCTATGTGTACTTCTTCGACCCTTTTTGAAAGCTCGAAGGCAACTCTGGCTGCGTTCATCGGGAGAATCGGACCGACGAAGGCGCCAACTTTGATGTCGTTGGCAATAAGCATGTCGATTGTCTCAAGTCTCTCTTCAAAGGTAGATGAACCGGGTTCAAGGATCTTTCTGACATCGTTCATGTCCGTAGTGATCGTTATCAAAACCCTTGCTTCTCCTTCGGAGGCTCTAGGCAGGTCAATATCTCTTCTAAGCAAAGCGGACTTTGACATTAAGAATACGGGAATACGATGAGAGATAAGTATTCTCAGAATTTCACGGGTGATCGCATACTTCTCTTCAATATGCTGATATGGATCACAGGCCGTACTGAGAAACACGGCGCGCTTGGGATGGTGAGTGATCTCTTTCCTCAGAAGAGAGACAATATTCTTACGAACCTGAACGTCTCTGCCCCATCTGCCGCGGCTGTACTTGAAAGAGCCGATAAACCTTGCAAAACAGTACTTGCAGCCGATTGTGCATCCAACATAAGGATTGACCGTGAAATCCGTCAATGGGATGCTTGATTTTGTAAGGGCTCTGCTTGCTCTTATCTCTTCAATCATATACAGATCGATTCTACATTGTTTCTCTTTGCGAATGCGTTTTCGAAAGTGCATATGCGTCGCTTCATCTATTCTGTAATGATATAATTAACCAAAATAGGAGGTGTTACTGTGTTGAGGGTTATCAGTACTGACAAGGCGCCGGCAGCGGTTGGACCATATTCTCAGGCGATAGCGGCCGGTGGTTTTCTCTTTGTTTCTGGACAGATCCCCCTCAACCCGTTGACCGGTGAACTGGTGACGGATTTCGAAGGAGCATGCAGACAGTCACTGGAGAATTTATTCGCGGTTATCGCCGCCGGCGGGTCGAGTCTGGACAATATCGTGAAAGTGAACATCTATGTTAGAGATATGGGGAAATTCTCGATTCTAAACGAAATCTACATGACGTATTTCAAGGAACACAAGCCCGCGAGAGCTGTCGTTGAAGTCTCTAACTTGCCCAAGAATGCGCCGGTAGAAATGGAAGCTGTGGCGATAATTCCGTAATCAGGAGGATATTATGGGTATTTCTATAAAACTGCCCGACGGGTCCATTAGAGAATACGGGCACAGTGTGGCGCCAGAGGAGATTGCAAGAGACATCTCCGAAGGTCTTGCCAGGCGAACTTTCGGTGCGATAGTCAATGAAGAGCTGTGGGATCTGGAAAGACCTATTGAGAGTGATGCTTCGGTTAGACTGGTACTTGATAAGGATCCTGAAGCTGCAGTATTCTTCAGACATACAATGTCGCATATTCTGGCTCAGGCAGTAATGAGGATCTATGGCAAGGAGAAAGTCAAGCTTGCCATAGGACCTACAATTGAGAATGGATTTTACTACGACATAGATCTAGGCGATACGAGAATTACTGAAGAGGATTTGCCGAAGATTGAATCAGAGATGGAGAAGATAATCAAGGAGGATCTCACGGTGGAGAGGTTCGAGCTGCCCGTGAGTGATGCATTAGCTCTCATGGATAAGGAGGGCCAGCCCTATAAGGTGGAGCTTATTGAGGATCTTATAAAGGA
It encodes the following:
- a CDS encoding radical SAM protein; protein product: MIEEIRASRALTKSSIPLTDFTVNPYVGCTIGCKYCFARFIGSFKYSRGRWGRDVQVRKNIVSLLRKEITHHPKRAVFLSTACDPYQHIEEKYAITREILRILISHRIPVFLMSKSALLRRDIDLPRASEGEARVLITITTDMNDVRKILEPGSSTFEERLETIDMLIANDIKVGAFVGPILPMNAARVAFELSKRVEEVHIDPMNYIFQVRDIYRKYGWQRWLTSDAYENTKEEFSRLLKVN
- a CDS encoding RidA family protein, which produces MLRVISTDKAPAAVGPYSQAIAAGGFLFVSGQIPLNPLTGELVTDFEGACRQSLENLFAVIAAGGSSLDNIVKVNIYVRDMGKFSILNEIYMTYFKEHKPARAVVEVSNLPKNAPVEMEAVAIIP
- a CDS encoding TGS domain-containing protein produces the protein MGISIKLPDGSIREYGHSVAPEEIARDISEGLARRTFGAIVNEELWDLERPIESDASVRLVLDKDPEAAVFFRHTMSHILAQAVMRIYGKEKVKLAIGPTIENGFYYDIDLGDTRITEEDLPKIESEMEKIIKEDLTVERFELPVSDALALMDKEGQPYKVELIEDLIKDTGAKTVTFYRQGEFVDLCRGPHVSSTGKVKYFKLTSVSGAYWRGDENNKMLQRVYGTAFAKKSDLEDYLEKIEEAKKRDHRKLGPALGL